The proteins below come from a single Natrinema sp. SYSU A 869 genomic window:
- the mutS gene encoding DNA mismatch repair protein MutS — protein sequence MDPALGPPEAMAEKRDELTPMMAQYHDLCARYDDAIVLFQVGDFYETFCGAAERTARLLEIALTSREDSTGEYPMAGIPIDNVESYIEELLEAGYRVAVADQVEEPGETSGVVERAVTRVITPGTLTEDELLASDDNNFVAAVARDDASPGEDDALALALLDVSTGDFLATSSTSRESIADEVSRFAPAEAVIGPDAPADLVPANCMVTPYDEDAFDRERAGEKLSAYFRNPDALLASDAEIRACGALLSYAEYVRGGEHEGECGDEDDCTEASDDDADATGSPDEDAHLEYLTHLTRYDPREYLLLDAVALRSLELFEPRAINGRDDATLVGVLDETASALGGRKLRDWLRRPLLEPDRIEARLDAVEELTSAVRTRERLHEHLRDVYDLERLIGRISRERANARDLRSLRDTLAVVPDIREGLADADCDRLERLHADLDPLADVRELIDDAIVSDPPIEITEGGIIAEDYDEDLDTLRGTARDGKQWIDDLEERERERTGITSLKVGYNSVHGYYIEVTNPNLESVPEDYQRRQTLKNSERFVTPELKEREDEIVGAEERADEREYELFCDVRREIADEVERVQGLAEALATLDALVSLATAAAQYDYCRPEILERDGSQTLEIEGGRHPVVERTQESFVPNDARFASDRRLAVITGPNMSGKSTYMRQVAQIVLLAQVGSFVPASAARITPVDRIFTRVGASDDIAGGRSTFMVEMDELATILREADENSLVLLDEVGRGTSTADGMAIAQAITEHLHDRVGATTLFATHHHPLTELADVLAAAFTLHFEVDQEDGDVVFYHEIAAGAATGSYGVEVATAAGVPEPVVERSRELVADAADEGIEGGGETDVAFDSDSSDGAASDPDGEPPATATADGGEQTAGERERSDRDPHRNAKRSEEGSRSSSELDSDVGDVPADVAAELRALDLAHLTPVEALTELDRLKRLLEE from the coding sequence TGGCCGAGAAGCGCGATGAGCTGACGCCCATGATGGCGCAGTATCACGATCTCTGTGCGCGCTACGACGATGCGATCGTTCTCTTTCAGGTAGGGGACTTCTACGAGACGTTCTGTGGCGCGGCCGAGCGCACTGCGCGGCTGCTCGAGATCGCGCTGACCAGCCGCGAGGACAGCACCGGCGAGTATCCGATGGCCGGCATCCCGATCGACAACGTCGAGTCATACATCGAAGAGTTGCTCGAAGCGGGGTATCGGGTCGCGGTTGCCGATCAGGTCGAGGAGCCCGGCGAGACCTCGGGGGTCGTCGAACGGGCGGTCACGCGCGTGATCACGCCTGGGACGCTCACCGAGGACGAACTGCTCGCGAGCGACGACAACAACTTCGTCGCGGCAGTCGCTCGCGACGATGCATCTCCCGGCGAGGACGATGCGCTTGCACTGGCCCTACTCGACGTCTCCACGGGTGATTTCCTCGCGACGAGTTCAACCTCGAGGGAGTCCATCGCTGACGAGGTGAGTCGGTTCGCGCCCGCGGAGGCCGTCATTGGTCCGGACGCACCCGCTGATCTCGTTCCGGCGAACTGCATGGTCACGCCGTACGACGAGGACGCGTTCGACCGCGAGCGAGCGGGCGAGAAACTCTCGGCGTACTTCCGAAATCCCGACGCCCTGCTGGCGAGCGACGCCGAGATTCGGGCCTGCGGCGCGCTCCTTTCCTACGCGGAGTACGTCCGCGGCGGCGAACACGAGGGCGAATGCGGCGACGAAGACGACTGCACCGAAGCGAGCGACGACGATGCAGACGCGACCGGGAGTCCGGACGAGGACGCTCACCTCGAGTATCTCACCCACCTCACGCGGTACGATCCTCGCGAGTACCTGCTGTTAGACGCCGTCGCCCTGCGGAGTCTCGAGCTGTTCGAACCCCGCGCCATCAACGGGCGGGACGACGCGACGCTCGTCGGCGTTCTCGATGAGACCGCCAGCGCGCTCGGCGGGCGGAAACTTCGCGACTGGCTCCGACGGCCGCTGCTCGAGCCCGATCGCATCGAGGCGCGACTGGACGCCGTCGAGGAACTCACGAGCGCGGTCCGGACGCGCGAACGACTGCACGAGCACCTGCGGGATGTCTATGACCTCGAGCGACTGATCGGGCGGATCTCCCGCGAGCGAGCGAACGCGCGGGATCTGCGGTCGCTGCGGGACACCCTCGCCGTGGTGCCCGACATCCGCGAGGGGCTCGCCGACGCCGACTGCGACCGGCTCGAGCGGCTGCACGCCGATCTCGATCCGCTGGCGGATGTCCGCGAGTTGATCGACGACGCGATCGTGTCGGATCCGCCGATCGAGATCACCGAGGGCGGGATCATCGCCGAGGACTACGACGAAGACCTCGATACTCTGCGTGGGACCGCCCGCGACGGGAAGCAGTGGATCGACGACCTCGAGGAACGAGAGCGCGAGCGGACTGGGATTACCTCGCTAAAGGTCGGCTACAACTCAGTCCACGGCTACTATATCGAGGTGACGAATCCGAACCTCGAGTCGGTGCCCGAGGACTATCAGCGCCGACAGACCCTCAAAAACTCGGAACGGTTCGTCACGCCAGAACTCAAGGAACGCGAGGACGAGATCGTCGGCGCAGAAGAGCGCGCCGACGAGCGTGAGTACGAACTCTTCTGTGACGTTCGCCGCGAGATCGCCGACGAGGTCGAGCGCGTGCAGGGACTCGCCGAGGCGCTCGCCACGCTCGACGCACTCGTCTCGCTGGCGACAGCCGCCGCCCAGTACGACTACTGCCGGCCCGAGATCCTCGAGCGCGACGGGAGTCAGACCCTCGAGATCGAGGGCGGTCGTCACCCGGTCGTCGAGCGCACCCAAGAGTCGTTCGTCCCGAACGATGCCCGCTTCGCGAGCGATCGCCGGCTAGCGGTGATTACGGGACCGAACATGTCCGGTAAGTCGACCTACATGCGACAGGTAGCCCAGATCGTCCTGCTTGCGCAGGTCGGGAGTTTCGTTCCTGCAAGCGCTGCCCGGATCACGCCCGTCGATCGAATCTTTACCCGCGTCGGGGCCAGCGACGACATCGCTGGCGGTCGATCGACGTTCATGGTCGAGATGGACGAACTCGCGACGATCCTTCGGGAGGCCGACGAGAACTCGCTCGTCCTGCTCGACGAAGTGGGCCGAGGCACCTCAACGGCCGACGGAATGGCCATCGCACAGGCGATCACCGAACACCTCCACGATCGGGTCGGAGCGACAACGCTCTTCGCGACGCATCACCACCCGCTGACCGAACTGGCCGACGTCCTCGCGGCCGCGTTCACGCTCCACTTTGAAGTCGATCAGGAAGACGGCGACGTGGTCTTCTACCACGAGATCGCCGCCGGCGCGGCGACAGGCTCCTACGGCGTCGAGGTCGCGACCGCGGCCGGCGTTCCCGAGCCGGTGGTCGAGCGGTCGCGGGAGCTGGTCGCGGACGCGGCCGACGAGGGGATCGAGGGAGGGGGAGAGACCGATGTAGCGTTCGACAGCGACTCGAGCGATGGGGCGGCTTCCGATCCCGACGGCGAGCCACCCGCGACGGCGACTGCGGACGGCGGTGAGCAAACCGCAGGTGAGCGCGAGCGAAGCGATCGCGATCCACATCGGAACGCAAAGCGTTCCGAGGAAGGTTCGCGATCCTCGTCGGAGCTCGACTCCGACGTCGGTGACGTACCAGCAGATGTCGCCGCCGAACTCCGCGCGCTCGATCTTGCCCACCTCACGCCCGTCGAGGCGCTAACGGAGCTCGATCGACTGAAGCGGTTGCTCGAGGAGTGA